The region ATAAAGATACGGCCGGCCCGGCCATCAACCCGATGATCAAGGTCATTAATATTGTGGCCCTGCTGATCGTCCCATTGCTTTAAACCGGCTCTCTGGTTGTCTTTCTTAAAAAGAAATTCAACCCCGGACTGATCAAAAAAGAAAGAGGGAACAGGGAACTGCCTGTTCCCTCTTTCTTTTTAAAGGATTTACCATTTTTTCGATTTGACTTCAGGCGTTCATGTTGTTATTATTTTCTGGCATTATCTCTTAATTTATTAAAACCCCGTCAACTATTCAGGCTGTAACAAGGAGGAAAGAACCCCTATGGGATTGCGTATTGCTATTAATGGTTTTGGACGTATAGGAAGATATCTGGTGCGGATTTTAGCAGAAGGAGACCCGGAAGCGGAAATCGTGGCGATCAACAGCCGGGCCGACTCGGCCACCCTGGCCCATCTCTTGAAATATGACTCGGTCCATGGAAGATTTCCTTTCCAGGTGGAGCCCAAACCGGATCAACTGATTATTAACGGGAAACCGGTCCAGGTGACCCGCCAGACCGATGACCCCTGCCGGCTCCCCTGGAAAGATCTGGGAATCGATATCGTCCTGGAATCGACCGGTAAACTCCGGGACCGGGAATCCAGTTCCAAACATCTTGAGGCCGGGTCCAAGAAAGTAATCATTGCCGCCCCTGGGAAAAATGTGGATGTAACCCTGGTAATGGGCGTCAACGAACAGATCTATAACCCCCAAACGCATCATATTATTTCCAATGCCTCCTGCACCACCAATTGCCTGGCGCCGGTGGTCAAGGTCTTACATGAACATTTTGGTATCCTGAAAGGTCTGATGACCACTATCCATTCCTATACCATGGACCAGAGAATCCTGGATGGCTCCCATAAGGACCTCCGAAGGGGCCGGGCAGCGGCCGTGTCCATGATCCCCACAACCACCGGAGCGGCCCGGGCGGTAACCCAGGTCCTCCCGGAATTAAAAGGCAAGTTGGATGGACTATCCATCCGGGTACCGACCTGCAATGTTTCCCTGGTGGATTTCGTGGCCCATGTGGCCCAAAAGACCAGCATAGAAGCCGTCAACCAGGCCCTGATCCAGGCCGCCGAA is a window of Deltaproteobacteria bacterium DNA encoding:
- the gap gene encoding type I glyceraldehyde-3-phosphate dehydrogenase; translation: MGLRIAINGFGRIGRYLVRILAEGDPEAEIVAINSRADSATLAHLLKYDSVHGRFPFQVEPKPDQLIINGKPVQVTRQTDDPCRLPWKDLGIDIVLESTGKLRDRESSSKHLEAGSKKVIIAAPGKNVDVTLVMGVNEQIYNPQTHHIISNASCTTNCLAPVVKVLHEHFGILKGLMTTIHSYTMDQRILDGSHKDLRRGRAAAVSMIPTTTGAARAVTQVLPELKGKLDGLSIRVPTCNVSLVDFVAHVAQKTSIEAVNQALIQAAEGPLKNILYCTTEELVSIDYTSSTYSSIVDLPLTMISGGDLVKVFSWYDNESGFANRMIDLAKYIGKSL